The genome window TGCCGGCGCCGATGAACAGTGGACTGGCGTTGGCATCCTTCGCGGCGCGGGCCTGGAAGTATTCGATCAGCTCCGGCTCGGTGAGCGCCTTTGGAATATCGAGAAGCCGTCTGAGCCTGAGCTTGCCCGGGATTCCCGAAAAAAGAGAATCGACGGAAGCGAGGCCGGCTTCCGCGAGCATCTGCTGCCGGTCGGCCGCCGAGTTCGGGATGTATCGCATCAGGGATTTGTAGCCGCAGATGACGCGGATGACGCAGATGGGCGCGGCGAAGGGTCTGTTGACGCGCCCATCTGCGTCATCCGCGTCATCTGCGGCTAATTATTCTTCTTTCGTGAATTCGTCGTATTTCCGGGCGGACATCAGACCAACTGTCTCGTTCTTGTCCTTCAGGCGTACCCGCATCATCCAGCCGACGCCGTAAGGGTCGGCGTTGATTTTTTCCGGGCCGGAGGCGAGGTCTTCATTGATCTCGACCACTTCTCCGGAGACCGGCATGAAAAGTTCCGAGACAGCCTTGACGGATTCGACGCTGCCGAACGTGGCGCCGGAGTCGAAAGTGGCGCCGGGCTTCGGCAGTTCGATGTAAACGACATCCCCGAGTTCCTGCTGAGCGTGATCGGTGATGCCGATGGTGCCGATCTCGCCGTCCATCCGAAGCCATTCGTGTTCCTTCGTATACAAGAGGTCCGTAGGCGTCATGCTAGCTCTCCGCGCGTTTATAGAAAGGGGTACGTATGATTCGAGCCTCGGACAGTTTGCTGCGAACGCTGATCTGAAACGTCGTTCCTATGGATGCGTGCTCAGCGGGCAGGTACGCCAGGCCGATGTTTTTTTTAAGAGTAATGGACGGCGAGCCGCTGGTGACATGGCCCACTTCCCGGTTGTGGATAAACGCGGGATAGTGATCTCGCGCGATATCGCGTCCAAGCATTTCAAATCCGACCAGTCTGCGCCTGACGCCCTCTTTTTTCTGCTTCAACAGCGCGTCGCGGCCGATAAATTCACCTTTTTCGAGTTTCACGATCCATCCGAGCCCTGCTTCGAGCAAAGAGGTGGTGCCGTCCATGTCATTTCCGTACAGAAGCATCCTGGCTTCAAGACGGAGAGTGTTTCTGGCGCCAAGTCCAGCCGGCAACAAACCGGAAGACGCGCCGGCGTCGAGCAGTCCTTTCCAAACGGGCTCGGAACCTTCGGCGGAACAGTACAGCTCAAAGCCGTCCTCACCAGTGTAGCCGGTGCGGGAAACAATTGCATCCACCTTGAGCACCTTGCCGCGGGTGAAGTGATAGGGCGCCAGGCTGTCGAGCGGAATGTCCGTAAGGGGTTGAAGGATGGTTGCGGCTTTCGGTCCTTGCAACGCAAGGAGCGCGGTTTCATCGCTGATATTTTCGACCGAGGCATCGAGCCGGTTATGCGACTCGATCCATTCGAAATCTTTTCCAGTGTTGGAGGCGTTCACCACGATCATGAAGTTTTCGGCGTTGTGCCTGTAGACGAGGACGTCGTCGA of Terriglobia bacterium contains these proteins:
- the gcvH gene encoding glycine cleavage system protein GcvH, with the translated sequence MTPTDLLYTKEHEWLRMDGEIGTIGITDHAQQELGDVVYIELPKPGATFDSGATFGSVESVKAVSELFMPVSGEVVEINEDLASGPEKINADPYGVGWMMRVRLKDKNETVGLMSARKYDEFTKEE
- the gcvT gene encoding glycine cleavage system aminomethyltransferase GcvT, with protein sequence MSPNKRTPLFAVHKGLGARLIPFGGWEMPVEYSGIAREHTAVRTTAGLFDVSHMGEFEVRGPEALDLIQHLTTNDVTRLADGQAQYSALAYPHGGVVDDVLVYRHNAENFMIVVNASNTGKDFEWIESHNRLDASVENISDETALLALQGPKAATILQPLTDIPLDSLAPYHFTRGKVLKVDAIVSRTGYTGEDGFELYCSAEGSEPVWKGLLDAGASSGLLPAGLGARNTLRLEARMLLYGNDMDGTTSLLEAGLGWIVKLEKGEFIGRDALLKQKKEGVRRRLVGFEMLGRDIARDHYPAFIHNREVGHVTSGSPSITLKKNIGLAYLPAEHASIGTTFQISVRSKLSEARIIRTPFYKRAES